Proteins found in one Streptococcus iniae genomic segment:
- a CDS encoding Gfo/Idh/MocA family protein, translating to MLDIGLIGLGGIAQKAYLPYMRQLKDVHWHISTRDNVIREQVDNLFGNSTIYTDVNQLVNVSLDGVFIHAATKAHFTLASLFLKAGIPVYMDKPLTESFEETQHLYDLAKANNTFLMAGFNRRFAPRLSDLKELASKKRIIVEKNDVNSVGHKVFKLFDFFIHPLDTALFLSDEKPLRGRFRYHLENQLLSHVSVSLETASSQIIVGMNLQSGSRREVMEVQTPEATGHLENLDELTIYKGTDKEVKAFGSWDTTLYKRGFETVINSFLEAVKSGVNPVNVESSLMSHWLCHQIAQSSSEHGELDITLPN from the coding sequence GATGTTCATTGGCATATTTCTACACGTGATAATGTTATCCGTGAGCAAGTTGATAACTTATTTGGCAATTCAACGATTTACACTGATGTCAACCAACTTGTAAATGTAAGCTTAGATGGCGTCTTTATTCATGCAGCAACAAAAGCGCATTTTACTTTAGCTTCTCTTTTTTTAAAAGCAGGTATTCCAGTTTATATGGATAAACCATTAACGGAGTCTTTTGAAGAGACTCAGCATCTTTATGACCTTGCTAAGGCTAATAATACCTTCTTAATGGCTGGATTTAACAGACGTTTTGCTCCACGACTTAGTGATTTAAAAGAGTTAGCATCTAAGAAAAGAATCATTGTTGAAAAAAATGATGTAAATAGTGTTGGTCATAAAGTTTTTAAACTCTTCGACTTTTTTATTCACCCTTTAGACACTGCCTTGTTTTTGAGTGATGAAAAGCCTTTGAGAGGGCGCTTTCGTTACCATTTAGAAAATCAACTTTTAAGCCATGTTTCTGTTAGTCTTGAAACGGCATCTAGCCAAATTATAGTTGGAATGAATTTACAATCTGGTAGTCGTCGAGAAGTGATGGAAGTCCAAACACCTGAAGCAACAGGGCACCTTGAGAACTTGGATGAGTTAACCATTTACAAGGGGACTGACAAGGAAGTTAAAGCTTTTGGTTCTTGGGACACGACTCTCTATAAACGAGGCTTTGAAACCGTCATTAATAGTTTTTTAGAAGCTGTCAAGTCGGGTGTCAACCCTGTCAATGTTGAGTCAAGTTTGATGAGTCATTGGCTTTGCCATCAGATTGCGCAATCATCAAGCGAACATGGAGAGCTGGATATCACTCTTCCTAACTAG
- the treR gene encoding trehalose operon repressor: MKKYESIFKDLETKISKEVYAIDDFLPTEIELSKDYNVSRDTIRKALNLLAKAGLVKKQQGRGTQVIKHHHILFPISELTSYQELVSYFDMDSKTNVIAIDKLIVDPKMEKLTGFPTHSLVWRVTRQRVVDGVASVLDIDYLDKDIVPNMTREIAQISLYAFLEKDLKLSIDFALKEVTIDQVNDRDKILLDLGSDKHVVSVKSKVYLSNNKQFQFTESRHKLEKFKFVDFARRNPK; this comes from the coding sequence ATGAAGAAATACGAAAGCATTTTTAAAGACCTCGAAACAAAAATTTCAAAAGAAGTTTATGCCATAGATGACTTTTTACCAACTGAAATCGAATTAAGTAAAGACTATAATGTTAGTAGGGATACTATTCGAAAAGCACTCAATCTTTTAGCAAAAGCTGGTTTGGTCAAAAAACAACAAGGTCGAGGAACACAGGTGATTAAACACCACCATATTTTATTTCCTATATCTGAATTAACAAGTTACCAAGAACTTGTTTCCTATTTTGATATGGATTCTAAAACCAACGTGATTGCTATTGACAAACTCATTGTTGATCCTAAAATGGAAAAGTTGACTGGCTTTCCAACACATTCACTGGTTTGGCGCGTTACCAGACAAAGAGTGGTAGACGGGGTTGCCTCTGTATTGGATATCGACTATTTGGACAAGGATATTGTGCCAAATATGACAAGGGAAATCGCCCAAATATCACTTTATGCCTTCTTGGAAAAAGACTTAAAACTGTCTATTGATTTTGCTCTAAAGGAAGTCACTATCGATCAAGTCAATGACCGAGATAAAATTCTATTAGATCTTGGTTCAGACAAACATGTGGTTTCTGTCAAATCTAAAGTATACCTCTCAAATAACAAGCAATTTCAATTTACTGAAAGCCGACATAAATTAGAGAAATTCAAATTTGTTGATTTTGCAAGACGCAATCCCAAATAA
- the yaaA gene encoding peroxide stress protein YaaA, whose protein sequence is MLTYLIPTAKEMTTPERAFKCPLPEKSKPILAALLSLSEEELAKAYHLKEEATLKEIERLQKIADASASSYFAYQLFNGLMYRYIERTDLSQEEENYLFEHVYITSSLYGVIPFNHKIAKHRLDFHTKVKVNGRSLKQYWRQDYDRFVTEDKVIVSLLSSEFEEVFSTDVKKLWISVRFMEEKAGQLKTHSTISKKARGSFLTAAMKANCQSIENLKSLDFKGFRFHPELSDKQTLTYIKKEA, encoded by the coding sequence ATGTTAACTTATTTAATTCCAACAGCTAAAGAAATGACCACACCAGAAAGGGCTTTTAAGTGTCCGTTACCTGAAAAGAGTAAACCCATTTTAGCAGCACTGCTTTCCTTATCTGAAGAAGAACTGGCAAAAGCCTACCATTTAAAAGAAGAAGCCACTCTAAAAGAAATAGAACGCCTGCAAAAGATTGCTGATGCTAGTGCAAGCTCTTACTTTGCTTACCAACTGTTTAATGGGCTTATGTATCGTTATATCGAGCGGACAGACTTATCTCAAGAAGAAGAAAACTATCTTTTTGAACATGTTTACATTACGTCTTCTCTTTACGGTGTAATCCCATTCAATCATAAAATAGCCAAGCATCGTCTTGACTTCCATACTAAAGTCAAGGTTAATGGCAGGTCTCTCAAGCAATACTGGCGTCAAGACTATGATCGCTTTGTCACTGAGGATAAAGTCATTGTCTCTCTCTTATCTAGCGAATTTGAAGAAGTGTTTTCAACAGATGTTAAAAAGCTGTGGATAAGTGTGCGCTTTATGGAGGAAAAAGCTGGCCAACTCAAGACTCATTCCACCATCTCAAAAAAAGCACGTGGGAGCTTTTTAACAGCAGCAATGAAAGCCAATTGCCAAAGTATCGAAAACCTTAAATCCCTTGATTTTAAAGGCTTTCGCTTTCATCCTGAACTCTCTGATAAACAAACATTAACCTATATCAAAAAAGAGGCATGA
- a CDS encoding GNAT family N-acetyltransferase, which translates to MQLRRPEETDKNQVIAMMQEFKAFDSPHDGGFWPEDSFDFQNWIAKNHLNEMGIAIANGFVPSIQFVAFDTQNKPLGFLSLRLGLNDALLKCGGHIGYSIRPSERGKGYAKEMLKLGVSQAKSKGIKKLLVTCHTSNLASRAVILANQGILEDIRDQVERYWITVK; encoded by the coding sequence ATGCAACTAAGACGACCTGAAGAAACAGATAAAAATCAAGTAATAGCAATGATGCAAGAGTTTAAAGCTTTTGATTCCCCACATGATGGAGGGTTTTGGCCAGAAGATTCTTTTGATTTTCAAAACTGGATAGCAAAAAATCACTTAAATGAGATGGGAATTGCTATTGCAAATGGCTTTGTTCCCTCTATTCAATTTGTGGCTTTTGATACTCAAAATAAGCCACTAGGTTTTTTGAGTTTACGCCTTGGGCTAAATGATGCTCTGTTAAAGTGTGGAGGGCATATTGGTTATTCCATCAGACCAAGCGAACGTGGGAAAGGCTACGCTAAAGAAATGCTCAAGTTAGGTGTTAGTCAAGCTAAGTCAAAAGGCATTAAGAAGCTACTAGTTACCTGTCATACTAGTAATTTGGCTAGTCGAGCAGTTATTTTGGCTAATCAAGGTATTTTAGAGGATATCAGAGATCAGGTCGAACGTTATTGGATTACTGTTAAGTGA
- the nrdG gene encoding anaerobic ribonucleoside-triphosphate reductase activating protein, which translates to MESKCWNTPEPQEWKSSELSKKRVIDYKAFNFVDGEGVRNSLYVSGCMFHCKGCYNAATWSFNAGIPYTEELENQIMADLAKPYVQGLTLLGGEPFLNTEILLPLVKRIRRELPEKDIWSWTGYTWEEMMLETDDKLELLALIDILVDGRFDISKKNLMLQFRGSSNQRIIDVQKSLAANKVVIWDKLNDGHQAVEVLNRTTSKSE; encoded by the coding sequence ATGGAAAGTAAATGTTGGAATACACCAGAACCACAAGAATGGAAAAGTTCCGAGTTGAGTAAGAAAAGAGTCATTGATTACAAGGCCTTTAACTTTGTTGATGGTGAAGGTGTCCGTAATTCGCTTTATGTGTCAGGCTGTATGTTTCATTGTAAAGGGTGTTATAATGCAGCTACCTGGTCTTTTAATGCAGGGATTCCTTATACAGAGGAATTGGAAAATCAAATTATGGCTGATTTGGCTAAACCTTATGTTCAGGGGTTAACCTTACTAGGTGGTGAACCTTTTCTTAACACGGAGATTTTGCTTCCTTTAGTGAAACGCATTCGTCGGGAATTACCAGAAAAAGATATTTGGTCTTGGACAGGTTATACTTGGGAAGAGATGATGCTTGAAACTGACGATAAATTGGAGTTGTTAGCCTTGATTGATATTTTGGTTGATGGTCGTTTTGATATCAGTAAAAAAAACCTAATGTTACAGTTTAGGGGGTCATCAAATCAACGTATTATTGATGTGCAAAAGTCATTAGCGGCTAATAAAGTTGTTATTTGGGACAAACTTAATGATGGCCATCAGGCTGTAGAAGTTCTAAATCGTACAACATCTAAAAGTGAGTAA